Within the Gammaproteobacteria bacterium genome, the region GCCGTGCTGCGGCTGGCGCAAGGCCGCCAGGCTGTGGCGGGTGACGAAGCTGTCGTGGTCGCCGCGCTCGATGCCGGCGACGGCGGCGATGCACTCGCGCAGCTCCGCGCGGTCGAACGGCGCGGTCAGATAGCCCTGCACGCCGGCGTGGCGCACTTCCTCGCTGTCGCCGCGGTATCCGGTGGTCGCGACCATGATCATGTGCAGCCCGGAGATGCGCGCATCCTCGCGCACCGTGTGCGCGAAGCGCAGGCCGTTCATGCCGCGCATCATCATGTCGAAGATCACCACATCGTAGGGCTGCCTGCGCTCGGCGGCCGTGATGAGCTCGTGCAGCGCGCGCACGCCGTCGTCGATGCCGCTCGCATGCATGCCGAACTCGCTCACCATGCCCTGCATGGAGGCGAGCGCGTCCGCGTCCGCATTGACGATCAGCACGCGGAGGGATTCCGCGCTGCGGCTGGCCGGATGGGCCGACAGCTTGCCCTCGCGCTGTTTCGTGAAACGGCAGGTAAACCAGAACTGGCTGCCGCGGCCGACCTCGCTCTCGACCCCGATGGAGCCGTCCATCATCTCGGTGAGCCGCTTGGAGATCACCAGGCCGAGGCCGGAGCTGCCGTAGCGCGGCGTGAGCGGCGCCTCGGTGCGGGTAAAGATCTCGAAGATGCGCTTCTGCGTGGCGGGAGCGATGCCGGGACCGGTGTCGCTTACCGTGAAGCGCAGCACAACCCCCTCCGCCGTGTCCTTCGTCGCCACGATGCGCAGGACCACCTCGCCCTTCTCGGTGAATTTCACCGCGTTGTCGACCAGGTTGGTGAGCAGCTGGCGCAGCCGCGTCGGATCACCGCGCAGCGCGGTGGGCGTCGAATGGGGCATGACGTAGACCAGATTCACACCCTTGCGCGCGGCCTGCTCCCGGTACAACTGATAAACGATGTCCACCGTCTGCCACAGGTCGAACTCGATGGATTCGAGGTAGAGCTTGCCGGCCTCGATCTTGGAGAAATCGAGCATGTCGTTGATGATGGTGATGAGGGAAACGCCCGCGGCACGAATGTCGGTGACGCGCTCGCGCTGCACCGGCGAAATCTCCGTATCGAGCAGCTGGTTGAGGGTCCGCAGCATGCTGTTGACCGGGACGCGGATCTCGTGGCTGACGTTGGCGATGAACTCGAACTTGCTGCGCGAGGACTCCAGCGCCGCGTCCTTTGCCCGGCGCAACTCGGATTCCACTTCCTTGCGCTCGGTGATGTCCTGCATCATGCCGCGCAGCTCGACGATATTTCCGGCCTCGTTGCGGCAGGGCTCGCCGCGGGCGAGCACCCAGCAATGGCTGCCGTCTTCGCGCACCAGCTCCAGGTCCATCTCGTAGGGAACGCCCTCGGTGACGCATTTGTCGACGGCGGAGGACAGGCGGGACCAGCTCTCCGGGGTGAAATACCGCGGAACCTCCTGGAAATTCGCCGCCGGCCGGGCCGGATCGCGCCCGAAGATCCGGAACATCTCCTCCGACCAGACCGGGACGTCCGCGTGGAAGTCCCAGCTCCAGTTGCCGATGCGCGACATGC harbors:
- a CDS encoding PAS domain S-box protein, whose protein sequence is MSFRLKIILGLVVIQLLLLVILVWSSLNFLRGSNEIELSNRASSIAEILASTLEDKLLGGDRDGLLVHINEILALPGTVYVRVVNLAGDLVAEGGDTGALARPFVEDFLFDDVDDGIYDVTAEIVRGGGMVGSVQLGLSIQTINSIMDAARREMATIAMFGLCISIVFSVLLGNYFRRQLTSLRDATRRIASGDIGYQVPVLGGDELAQTAGAFNTMSRKLVSLYSEKQAALTGARTKAQELHASERRVHAVLQHAMDAIITFDENGQIESFNPAAARIFGYSAGEAVGQSLGLLLPQTWLAEHERQIQQFIRGGDRTILGVAREIQGLRKDGAQFPLEIEISEMEIEGRYLFIATARDITGRKRAEKSLRDSESALKEAQRMSRIGNWSWDFHADVPVWSEEMFRIFGRDPARPAANFQEVPRYFTPESWSRLSSAVDKCVTEGVPYEMDLELVREDGSHCWVLARGEPCRNEAGNIVELRGMMQDITERKEVESELRRAKDAALESSRSKFEFIANVSHEIRVPVNSMLRTLNQLLDTEISPVQRERVTDIRAAGVSLITIINDMLDFSKIEAGKLYLESIEFDLWQTVDIVYQLYREQAARKGVNLVYVMPHSTPTALRGDPTRLRQLLTNLVDNAVKFTEKGEVVLRIVATKDTAEGVVLRFTVSDTGPGIAPATQKRIFEIFTRTEAPLTPRYGSSGLGLVISKRLTEMMDGSIGVESEVGRGSQFWFTCRFTKQREGKLSAHPASRSAESLRVLIVNADADALASMQGMVSEFGMHASGIDDGVRALHELITAAERRQPYDVVIFDMMMRGMNGLRFAHTVREDARISGLHMIMVATTGYRGDSEEVRHAGVQGYLTAPFDRAELRECIAAVAGIERGDHDSFVTRHSLAALRQPQHGHALIVAVTDERQKQLLARIERIGYRASLALDSAQALEAAARSRYDLILVDNEARELLDAEAIRRLRSREHEGERIPVVVIVSPAASGAQCQAYRAAGADECFTDLVDVEELNRKKIG